A single window of bacterium DNA harbors:
- the recC gene encoding exodeoxyribonuclease V subunit gamma, protein MALLIHVGSHPDELVGGLCEMLASPPADPFAQEVVAVPTRGIERWLTQRIAAELADRTSGDGVCANVGFPSPYRLVREVLRAVPELASALDAWEGPALTRTVVSVVDDHLDEPWMWLLARFIDAPSAVDTLGNSQRLRAARKVAGLFTRYARRRPEMVRAWTEGEDAGPDGGTLPEADVWQARLWRLVRARIGTPGLAELIPSALEPIRSGALDVDLPERIFVYGLTSADPMDVEVFEALAATRDVHLHLLHPSPVLWQDTAVLAERDVVGAETGRASDPTAHLPRHPLLRSWAQESRELQLVLASRSYTGDPTAGAQGTAAATLLGRLQHDIRSNALPAPVDATANRDPSVQIHVCYGARRQVEVLRDAILHVLAGDATLEPRDVVIMTPDLATFAPLLEAAFLSAVGGPDSGADFLRERTGEDALPDLRLRIADRAPAATNPLVRFAATVLDLACSRLEAGTVRELVAMPVVRRLFGFDEETADAITTVIEDTNVRWGLDADHRAGWNAGGVGDHTWRRGLDRALSGVFYADSSVRVVGTIAPLDGAEGQEALPIGLLAQIMDRIVTVRELLGEPRPYSEWGPAIAAAVRLLAAPAWDDQWQWGQLERLLEESFPGVEAGGNDPLLDPAEARLVVDYWSQDVPSPLHFRTGDITVCTLVPMRSVPYRVVCLLGMDDQRFPRSSRADGDDLLVDNEVIGDSDRGAEDRQLLLDAVMAAGDHLIVTYSGRDPLTNAEYPSAVPIAELADVLSDMVGEPGLESLRTHHPLQPFSEINFVSGGLRVPGPWGFDPMQFQGSLAVQHRTRGEAPCLLLPAPQDDVLSEIRLADLGRFLEHPAREFIRARLGFVIPRQGEIPDDTVPTELGPLEEWQVTDRFLAGLLSGHPIELLEAHQRAGDTVPPGDLGRAGLDRARRRAVELWEAAKEVGYDPERHEQFAGAVRVGGRTVEGVVTADPGASRVDMVTPSRLKGKQRLRAFLQMVFLSALDPHRSWQGLLLGRHLRGDKLRSVRIGPIHGDVERRRHQAERLLSSLVDLYVEGLTIPIPLPCETAFVWQMKVGGNLGSARKQAEKAWETDRFSPEAKDPANEFLFPYLGTMSALEGSSFPDYARRLWGPILPLLVEKPV, encoded by the coding sequence GTGGCGTTGCTGATCCACGTCGGGTCGCATCCCGACGAGTTGGTGGGCGGGTTGTGCGAGATGCTGGCGTCACCCCCGGCGGATCCCTTCGCGCAGGAGGTGGTGGCCGTACCGACGCGCGGTATCGAGCGCTGGCTCACCCAGCGGATCGCCGCAGAATTGGCCGACCGGACGTCAGGCGACGGGGTGTGCGCCAACGTAGGGTTCCCGTCCCCGTATCGCCTCGTCCGGGAGGTGTTACGAGCGGTTCCCGAACTGGCCTCGGCGCTGGATGCCTGGGAGGGACCCGCTCTGACCCGTACCGTGGTATCGGTGGTGGACGATCACCTCGATGAGCCGTGGATGTGGCTCCTGGCCCGCTTCATCGACGCCCCGAGTGCGGTCGACACGCTCGGCAACAGCCAGCGCCTCCGGGCGGCCCGTAAGGTCGCCGGACTGTTCACCCGCTACGCCCGGCGTCGTCCCGAGATGGTCCGGGCCTGGACGGAGGGGGAGGATGCCGGACCTGATGGAGGGACCCTTCCCGAGGCGGACGTCTGGCAGGCGCGCCTGTGGCGGCTGGTCCGGGCACGGATAGGGACGCCCGGCCTGGCGGAACTGATCCCCTCAGCCCTGGAGCCGATCCGGAGCGGTGCGCTCGATGTGGATCTGCCGGAGCGGATCTTCGTGTACGGGCTCACATCGGCGGACCCGATGGATGTCGAGGTGTTCGAGGCGCTGGCCGCTACTCGCGATGTACACCTGCACCTGTTGCATCCGTCCCCCGTCCTGTGGCAGGACACGGCGGTCCTTGCGGAACGGGACGTGGTCGGTGCCGAAACGGGAAGGGCGTCCGACCCCACGGCGCACCTGCCCAGGCATCCGCTGCTGCGCTCCTGGGCGCAGGAGAGCCGTGAACTCCAGTTGGTTCTGGCGAGCCGGAGCTATACGGGCGATCCAACCGCCGGCGCACAGGGAACCGCGGCCGCCACGCTGCTCGGGCGGCTCCAGCACGACATCCGCTCCAACGCCCTTCCCGCTCCGGTCGACGCCACCGCCAACCGAGACCCGTCGGTCCAGATACACGTCTGTTATGGGGCCCGCCGGCAGGTGGAGGTTCTTCGCGATGCCATTCTCCATGTACTCGCGGGCGACGCCACGCTGGAACCCCGAGATGTCGTGATCATGACGCCCGACCTCGCCACCTTCGCTCCTCTCCTCGAAGCCGCTTTCCTCAGCGCAGTCGGCGGACCGGACTCCGGCGCCGATTTCCTTCGGGAACGGACCGGCGAGGATGCCCTGCCCGACCTGCGTCTCCGGATCGCCGACCGGGCGCCCGCCGCTACCAACCCGCTGGTCCGGTTCGCCGCGACGGTCCTCGACCTGGCCTGCTCCCGCCTCGAAGCGGGCACGGTACGCGAGCTGGTGGCGATGCCGGTCGTGCGGCGGTTGTTCGGGTTCGACGAGGAGACGGCCGACGCGATCACCACGGTGATCGAGGACACCAACGTGCGGTGGGGCCTCGATGCCGACCACCGCGCCGGGTGGAACGCCGGCGGGGTGGGGGACCACACCTGGCGGCGCGGGCTCGACCGGGCTCTTTCCGGCGTCTTCTACGCGGACAGCAGCGTCCGCGTGGTCGGCACGATCGCCCCTCTCGACGGGGCCGAAGGGCAGGAGGCATTGCCGATCGGGCTACTGGCCCAGATCATGGACCGGATCGTCACGGTCCGGGAGCTTCTCGGCGAGCCTCGGCCTTACTCCGAGTGGGGCCCGGCCATCGCCGCGGCCGTGCGCCTCCTGGCAGCACCCGCGTGGGACGACCAGTGGCAGTGGGGCCAGTTGGAGCGCCTGCTCGAGGAGAGCTTCCCGGGGGTGGAGGCCGGCGGTAACGATCCACTGCTCGATCCTGCCGAAGCCCGGTTGGTGGTGGACTACTGGTCGCAGGATGTGCCGAGCCCCCTGCACTTCAGGACCGGGGACATCACGGTCTGCACGCTGGTTCCGATGCGTTCGGTGCCCTACCGGGTGGTGTGCCTGCTCGGTATGGACGACCAGCGCTTCCCCAGGAGCAGCCGGGCCGACGGCGACGACCTGCTGGTCGACAACGAGGTCATCGGTGACTCCGACCGGGGCGCGGAGGACCGCCAGCTCCTCCTGGATGCGGTCATGGCGGCCGGCGACCACCTGATCGTTACGTACTCGGGGCGCGACCCGCTGACCAACGCCGAGTACCCGTCGGCGGTCCCCATCGCCGAGTTGGCAGACGTCTTGTCCGACATGGTGGGCGAGCCCGGCCTCGAGAGCCTCCGGACCCACCATCCTCTCCAGCCGTTCAGCGAGATCAACTTCGTCTCCGGGGGGCTCCGTGTGCCGGGACCGTGGGGGTTCGACCCCATGCAGTTCCAGGGGTCGCTGGCCGTCCAGCATCGCACCCGTGGGGAGGCGCCCTGTCTCCTGTTGCCGGCCCCCCAGGACGACGTCCTCTCGGAGATCCGGCTCGCGGACTTGGGCCGCTTTCTCGAGCATCCCGCCCGCGAGTTCATCCGCGCCCGGCTCGGCTTCGTGATCCCGCGCCAGGGAGAGATCCCCGATGACACCGTGCCCACCGAGCTCGGCCCCCTGGAGGAGTGGCAGGTCACCGACCGCTTCCTCGCCGGACTGCTGTCGGGTCACCCGATCGAGTTACTCGAAGCCCATCAGCGGGCCGGCGACACCGTGCCGCCCGGCGACCTCGGGCGGGCAGGCCTCGACCGGGCCCGCCGGCGGGCGGTCGAACTGTGGGAGGCAGCCAAGGAGGTGGGATACGACCCGGAGCGGCATGAGCAGTTCGCCGGAGCGGTGCGGGTGGGCGGCCGCACGGTCGAGGGCGTGGTAACGGCCGATCCGGGCGCCTCCCGAGTCGACATGGTCACCCCGTCGAGGCTCAAGGGTAAGCAACGCCTGAGAGCCTTCCTCCAGATGGTCTTCCTGTCCGCGCTGGACCCGCACCGCTCCTGGCAAGGGTTGCTGCTCGGTCGCCACCTGCGGGGCGACAAGCTCCGGAGCGTGAGGATCGGACCGATCCACGGTGACGTAGAGCGCCGTCGGCACCAGGCGGAGCGTTTGCTGTCGAGCCTCGTCGACCTGTACGTCGAAGGCCTCACCATCCCCATCCCGTTGCCCTGCGAAACGGCCTTCGTCTGGCAGATGAAGGTGGGCGGGAACCTCGGGAGCGCCCGCAAACAGGCCGAGAAGGCGTGGGAGACGGACCGTTTCTCGCCGGAGGCCAAGGATCCGGCCAACGAGTTCCTGTTTCCGTACCTGGGGACGATGTCCGCCCTGGAGGGGAGTTCCTTCCCGGACTACGCCCGGAGGCTGTGGGGGCCGATCCTCCCGCTGCTGGTGGAGAAGCCGGTATGA
- a CDS encoding SDR family oxidoreductase — MARVLVLGASGYVGSHLIPRLVERGHQVRAAGRRPEALAGRGWEGVETVRADALDPGSLVEAFEGIELVYYLIHSMASGKDFPELDRRAATHVRDAAATAGVGGIIYLGGLQPREVASAHLDSRRETGEVLRSGSVPVTEIRAGIVVGPGSAAFEVIRDLVYHLPVMVTPRWVDSMTQPIALDDLIEYLLRLLEAEGSESRIHDVGGPEALRYRDLLTGFARVIGKRLLIVPVPVLTPRLSSYWLNLVTAVPASVARPLIDGLRHDLVIDPVADLATSIPLPLHTYEEAISAALEAEQDAEMPARWTEGSFAMRDYRSDVSFYSRGERVERLCEAAPETVWEVVSSIGGTNGWYYADPLWNLRGILDRMVGGVGRRRGRRHPTRLRVGDAVDFWRVVAIEPGRRLTLLAEMRLPGTAVLEFEVLPEADGSRTVTAAYFHPAGVLGLLYWYALWPIHKRIFAGLADAIVKRSLDRMPAKVRVVPHSS, encoded by the coding sequence GTGGCACGGGTGCTGGTCTTAGGCGCCTCCGGGTATGTGGGGAGCCATCTGATCCCGCGGCTGGTGGAGCGGGGGCATCAGGTCCGCGCTGCCGGACGCCGGCCGGAGGCTCTGGCCGGCCGCGGGTGGGAGGGTGTCGAGACGGTTCGTGCCGACGCTCTCGATCCCGGGTCGCTGGTTGAGGCGTTCGAGGGGATCGAGCTTGTCTACTACCTGATCCACTCGATGGCTTCGGGGAAGGACTTTCCGGAACTGGACCGCCGGGCGGCGACCCATGTTCGGGATGCTGCCGCGACCGCCGGGGTGGGCGGCATCATCTACTTGGGCGGGTTGCAGCCTCGGGAGGTGGCCTCGGCACATCTCGACTCCCGACGGGAGACGGGTGAGGTGCTGCGATCGGGCTCCGTGCCGGTTACCGAGATCCGCGCCGGGATAGTGGTGGGGCCGGGCTCGGCAGCCTTCGAGGTCATCCGCGACCTCGTCTACCACCTGCCCGTGATGGTGACGCCCAGGTGGGTCGACTCCATGACCCAGCCGATCGCCCTGGATGACCTGATCGAGTACCTCCTGCGGCTTCTGGAGGCGGAAGGGTCAGAAAGCCGGATCCACGATGTCGGAGGCCCCGAGGCATTGCGCTACCGGGATCTGCTCACCGGATTCGCCCGGGTGATCGGCAAGCGGCTCCTGATCGTGCCGGTGCCCGTCCTCACCCCTCGCCTCTCCTCCTACTGGCTGAACCTGGTCACCGCCGTACCGGCGAGCGTCGCTAGGCCGCTGATAGACGGTCTCAGACACGACCTGGTCATCGATCCCGTCGCCGACCTGGCCACCTCGATCCCTCTCCCTCTACACACCTATGAAGAGGCCATCAGCGCGGCCCTCGAGGCCGAGCAGGATGCCGAGATGCCGGCGCGCTGGACGGAGGGATCGTTCGCGATGCGCGACTATCGCTCGGATGTGTCGTTCTACAGCCGCGGCGAGCGGGTGGAGCGTTTATGCGAAGCGGCACCGGAGACGGTCTGGGAGGTCGTGTCGTCGATCGGGGGAACGAACGGCTGGTATTACGCCGACCCGCTGTGGAACCTGCGGGGCATCCTGGATCGCATGGTCGGGGGAGTCGGTAGGCGCCGGGGCCGCCGCCATCCGACCAGGCTGCGGGTGGGCGATGCGGTCGACTTCTGGCGGGTGGTGGCCATCGAGCCGGGTCGCCGCCTGACCCTCCTGGCGGAGATGCGCCTCCCCGGAACCGCGGTCCTCGAGTTCGAGGTGCTACCCGAAGCAGACGGATCCCGCACGGTCACCGCCGCCTACTTCCATCCGGCGGGTGTTCTGGGCCTTCTCTACTGGTACGCGTTGTGGCCCATCCACAAGCGCATATTCGCCGGCCTGGCCGATGCCATAGTCAAGCGCTCGCTGGACCGGATGCCCGCAAAGGTACGGGTGGTGCCCCACAGCAGCTAG